The following DNA comes from Holosporales bacterium.
GGCGAGACCAAAACCCAGAAAGTTCATATTTTAACGGCTCAGGTTTACCGACCCCATTGAGTGGGCAACATTTTATTTCGTTTATTAAGCGCAGTACTTTGTCGGAGGTTTTTCTGTCGCGTTTCTTCCAATATTCAAAATCATCACGAAACTTGAGCGTAAACTCAATATTCACTGGTTAATTTTTCAAACGAAATCGTTTCCTCGCTATCGGCTTGTTTTACAGATTCCATAAGGTATCGTCTGTTGGCTTCGGATCGCAACAAATATGAAGTTTCGTCCATCGATTCATATTCCTCAGCAGAGATTATGACAGCCTTTTGGCCGTTTTTTCTTTTGACATAAACGGGAACATTGTTATCGCACACAGCAGATAAGATGCTGGCCAAGTTTTGGCGCGCCTCACTGTAAGACACTTCTTTCATATTGCCCCCTCCCTTACTTGTACAGGATGATTGTACAATATCTTCACCAAAATGTCAAGAATACAAATCTAATCCCTATTTTAGTTGT
Coding sequences within:
- a CDS encoding Txe/YoeB family addiction module toxin translates to MNIEFTLKFRDDFEYWKKRDRKTSDKVLRLINEIKCCPLNGVGKPEPLKYELSGFWSRRINKEHRIVYRVKGDVVQFLSCRYHYELLE
- a CDS encoding type II toxin-antitoxin system prevent-host-death family antitoxin, giving the protein MKEVSYSEARQNLASILSAVCDNNVPVYVKRKNGQKAVIISAEEYESMDETSYLLRSEANRRYLMESVKQADSEETISFEKLTSEY